GCGGGTGCCGCAGGAATGTTCTGTGCAGCGATGGCAGGGCAAGCAGGCAGTCGTGTGTTACTTATCGATAACGGTAAAAAACCGGGCCGGAAGATCTTGATGTCCGGTGGCGGGCGTTGCAACTTTACTAACCTTTATATCGAGCCTGCCGCGTATCTCAGCCAAAACCCACATTTTTGCAAATCTGCACTTGCGCGTTATACCCAATGGGATTTTATCGACATGGTCGGTAAGCATGGTATTGCGTGGCATGAGAAGACGCTTGGTCAACTTTTCTGTGATGATTCGGCACAACAAATTGTAGATATGCTGGTTGCCGAATGTGAAAAAGGGCAAGTCACCACACGCTTGCGCAGCGAAGTGTTAAGCATCGAACGTGATGAAAATGGCTATACCATCCAATTAAATGGCGACAGCGTACAAGCGGCAAAATTAGTCATCGCGACGGGTGGCCTTTCAATGCCTGGTCTTGGCGCGACACCGTTTGGCTACAAAATTGCCGAACAGTTTGGGCTGAAAGTTTTACCGACTCGCGCTGGACTGGTGCCTTTTACGCTACATAAACCGCTACTCGAACAGTTGCAGGTGCTGTCGGGCGTTTCTGTACCTTCAGTTATTACGGCACAAAACGGTGTCAGCTTCCGCGAAAGTTTGCTGTTTACTCATCGTGGCCTTTCTGGCCCGGCGGTATTGCAACTTTCCAGCTACTGGCAGCCGGGTGAGTTTGTCAGCGTTAACTTACTTCCCGATACCGATCTGGATGAGCTTCTCAACGAACAGCGCAACGCTCACCCTAATCAAAGCCTGAAAAATACGCTGGCAATCGTGTTACCAAAACGCCTGGTGGAATGCCTGCAACAGCTAGGACAGATACCGGATGTGACGCTGAAGCAACTGAACTCACGCCAACAAAGTGAGCTACTGGAAACGCTGCAAGACTGGCGTGTGCAACCTAACG
The nucleotide sequence above comes from Buttiauxella selenatireducens. Encoded proteins:
- a CDS encoding BaiN/RdsA family NAD(P)/FAD-dependent oxidoreductase — translated: MEKFDTVIIGAGAAGMFCAAMAGQAGSRVLLIDNGKKPGRKILMSGGGRCNFTNLYIEPAAYLSQNPHFCKSALARYTQWDFIDMVGKHGIAWHEKTLGQLFCDDSAQQIVDMLVAECEKGQVTTRLRSEVLSIERDENGYTIQLNGDSVQAAKLVIATGGLSMPGLGATPFGYKIAEQFGLKVLPTRAGLVPFTLHKPLLEQLQVLSGVSVPSVITAQNGVSFRESLLFTHRGLSGPAVLQLSSYWQPGEFVSVNLLPDTDLDELLNEQRNAHPNQSLKNTLAIVLPKRLVECLQQLGQIPDVTLKQLNSRQQSELLETLQDWRVQPNGTEGYRTAEVTLGGVDTNELSSRTMEARNVPGLYFIGEVMDVSGWLGGYNFQWAWSSAWACAQDLVGGE